The nucleotide sequence AAACAGGGCTTCACAGGCATAAATGTTCCCGACGCCCGCCACCACCGTTTGGTCCATAATAAAATTCTTTATCGGGACGGAGCGGCCACGACTTCGTTGATACAAATAATCAGTTGAAAAATCATCCGACAGCGGCTCGGGCCCCAGTTTAGCCAAGTAAGGCGGCAAGTGCTCAAGGTCTTCACGGTAATCGAGAAAGCCAAACCGCCGTGGATCGTGGTAACACAAAATGCCGTTGTTTTCGAAATGCCACCGGAAGTGTTCGTGTTTCTTCCATGGAAACGAATGTTCCCGAATCACCCGGAAGGCGCCAGACATCCCCAAATGGGCGATGACTATCGCTCGCTCAAACCGAAACAACAGATACTTTGCCCGACGTTCGATGCATTGCAACACTTGATTCGTGAGCTTGTTCTCTAGCGATAACGGGATTGGGTGACGCAAATGTCGCTGGCGAATCTCGATCGACTGCAATCGTCGGCCCTCAAGATGGGGCGATAAGCCACGGCGGGTTGTTTCGACTTCAGGCAATTCTGGCATCTTTACTGATGTCTCAGCCAATTGGGAACCAATTGCTTATTTTGCCTTGTGTCGAATAAATAGCGAAGTGATTTTTCCGGCAGTGCTATCACCAGTTGGTTGTCATTTACTGAGATGCCATAGCGGACA is from Gammaproteobacteria bacterium and encodes:
- a CDS encoding bifunctional DNA-formamidopyrimidine glycosylase/DNA-(apurinic or apyrimidinic site) lyase: MPELPEVETTRRGLSPHLEGRRLQSIEIRQRHLRHPIPLSLENKLTNQVLQCIERRAKYLLFRFERAIVIAHLGMSGAFRVIREHSFPWKKHEHFRWHFENNGILCYHDPRRFGFLDYREDLEHLPPYLAKLGPEPLSDDFSTDYLYQRSRGRSVPIKNFIMDQTVVAGVGNIYACEALFLAKIRPTTPAGKIGRDRLARLVDAIKAVLSQAIAAGGTTLKDFIRTDGRPGYFAQRLEVYGRDDAPCSVCQQTIRRIVISGRSTYYCAGCQR